The following are from one region of the Rhodopirellula sp. P2 genome:
- a CDS encoding efflux RND transporter periplasmic adaptor subunit — translation MHRALIAAGLSLVVTLSGFAQDADSADTNESSQPAWIGDLIVTPAQSGAVVATLPGRLVNIQVTEGDAVQRGGLLASLEDVAAKLRQQSAEQELAIIEFQVAQTLDLDAALAFLEEQQSAAKEHDAGAAIQKRLAENDIRVLAAQKAEAVAKSEWTRAVNAKKDFNDAVSQSEIDQFKLAYEQRTLETQQARFEQENARLEQSVDQATAAALQAKIRSAEVAVRQAEAAENVVRLKKKLKQQQLELATENVAQHSLKSPIDGIVVEVSHRVGDWVQPGEAIARVVRLDRLRVEGYLPAQWIDWLRKESVPKLSIELATGETILLPGEAKFISPEVDPLTQETRFWIEIDNTDGKVLPGSPARLLLPPNHSGTTR, via the coding sequence ATGCATCGAGCACTCATCGCAGCGGGACTTTCGCTGGTCGTCACGCTCTCGGGATTCGCCCAGGATGCGGATTCGGCTGACACCAACGAATCATCTCAGCCCGCTTGGATTGGCGATTTGATTGTCACTCCGGCTCAATCAGGTGCCGTCGTTGCCACGCTTCCCGGTCGGTTGGTCAACATCCAGGTGACCGAGGGTGACGCGGTGCAACGTGGCGGATTGCTGGCAAGCCTGGAGGATGTGGCGGCCAAACTGCGCCAACAATCAGCCGAACAAGAACTCGCCATCATCGAATTCCAAGTGGCACAAACCCTGGACCTCGATGCCGCCCTCGCTTTCCTCGAAGAACAACAGAGTGCGGCCAAGGAACACGACGCCGGCGCAGCGATCCAGAAACGTCTGGCTGAAAACGACATCCGCGTGCTGGCCGCACAAAAAGCCGAAGCGGTCGCCAAGAGTGAATGGACACGCGCGGTCAATGCGAAAAAGGATTTCAACGACGCCGTTTCGCAATCCGAAATTGATCAATTCAAACTCGCCTACGAACAACGAACCCTGGAAACCCAACAAGCCAGATTCGAACAAGAGAACGCTCGGTTGGAACAATCCGTCGACCAAGCCACGGCGGCAGCTTTGCAAGCCAAAATCCGCTCGGCCGAGGTCGCGGTTCGACAAGCGGAAGCGGCTGAGAACGTTGTTCGTTTGAAGAAGAAACTGAAACAGCAACAACTCGAACTGGCGACCGAGAACGTCGCCCAACATTCATTGAAGTCGCCAATCGATGGCATTGTGGTGGAGGTTTCCCACCGAGTCGGTGACTGGGTGCAACCAGGCGAAGCCATCGCCCGAGTGGTGCGTCTGGATCGACTGCGAGTCGAAGGCTACCTGCCCGCCCAATGGATCGATTGGCTTCGCAAAGAATCCGTACCGAAGTTGAGCATCGAACTTGCCACCGGCGAGACGATCCTGCTCCCTGGCGAAGCGAAGTTCATCAGCCCCGAAGTGGATCCGCTGACCCAAGAGACGCGGTTCTGGATCGAAATCGACAACACCGACGGGAAGGTGCTGCCAGGTTCGCCAGCCCGGCTGTTGCTGCCACCCAACCACTCCGGAACAACACGATGA